Proteins encoded together in one Sinorhizobium meliloti window:
- a CDS encoding RsmB/NOP family class I SAM-dependent RNA methyltransferase, with the protein MPENRKNDSRPKRSREHNRSRAGGARPGADAAAKPGLKSRQAAAKILAAVVDRKTPLDGMLDPERGNPAYRELSEADRALVRAILNSALRHLPRIRAAIDSLLQTPLPEGARALEHVLTVAAAQILYLDVPDHSAVDLAVEQAQSDPRNRRFASLVNAVLRRLSREKDEILEKLQQVPAMPGWFFDRLVACYGPDQAERISEAQLVPAAIDVTVKSDAASWAERLAGTVLPTGSVRLQDFSGSIPSLSGFSEGAWWVQDAAASIPARLFGDIHGKKVVDLCAAPGGKTAQLVLAGAEVTALDQSSSRLRRLKANLERLGFEARTKESDMAEFRPEELFDAALLDAPCSSTGTTRRHPDVLWTKGPPDVEKLARLQERLLRHALTLVKPGGLIVFSNCSLDPLEGEEVVARVVADGGCERVPIDAADWPGLEKAITPLGEFRTTPAMLPLEPPFAGGLDGFYAAVLRREAA; encoded by the coding sequence ATGCCCGAAAACCGCAAGAACGATTCACGTCCGAAACGATCCCGCGAGCACAATCGCTCAAGAGCGGGAGGAGCCCGGCCCGGCGCGGATGCCGCGGCCAAACCGGGCCTGAAGAGCCGCCAGGCGGCTGCCAAGATCCTGGCGGCGGTGGTGGACCGCAAGACGCCGCTCGACGGAATGCTCGATCCGGAGCGCGGGAACCCGGCCTATCGCGAGTTGAGCGAAGCAGACCGCGCGCTGGTGCGCGCCATTCTCAACTCGGCACTCCGCCATCTGCCGCGCATTCGCGCGGCTATCGACTCGCTTCTGCAAACGCCTCTGCCCGAGGGTGCGCGGGCTCTCGAACACGTGCTGACCGTTGCCGCCGCGCAAATTCTCTATCTCGACGTTCCGGATCATTCGGCAGTCGATCTCGCAGTGGAACAGGCCCAGTCCGACCCGCGCAATCGCCGTTTCGCAAGCCTCGTCAACGCCGTATTGCGGCGGCTTTCGCGTGAAAAGGACGAAATTCTCGAAAAGTTGCAGCAAGTGCCGGCGATGCCCGGCTGGTTCTTCGACAGGCTCGTCGCCTGTTACGGTCCCGACCAGGCCGAGCGCATCTCCGAGGCGCAGCTCGTTCCCGCCGCCATCGACGTGACCGTGAAATCCGATGCGGCGTCCTGGGCGGAACGGCTCGCTGGCACCGTGTTGCCGACCGGCTCCGTTCGTCTTCAGGACTTCTCCGGTTCGATCCCGTCGCTTTCAGGCTTTTCGGAAGGGGCCTGGTGGGTCCAGGACGCGGCTGCTTCCATTCCGGCCCGCCTTTTCGGCGATATTCACGGGAAAAAGGTGGTCGATCTCTGTGCTGCGCCCGGCGGCAAGACGGCGCAGCTCGTCCTCGCGGGGGCCGAGGTGACCGCGCTCGATCAGTCGTCAAGCCGGTTGCGGCGGCTCAAGGCGAACCTCGAGCGGCTGGGCTTCGAGGCCCGGACCAAGGAGAGCGACATGGCCGAGTTCCGGCCGGAAGAGCTCTTTGACGCGGCCCTTCTCGACGCCCCCTGCTCCTCGACGGGCACAACCCGGCGGCATCCCGACGTGCTCTGGACCAAAGGCCCGCCGGACGTCGAGAAGCTTGCCAGGCTGCAGGAACGGCTGCTGCGGCATGCGCTTACCCTGGTGAAGCCCGGCGGGCTCATCGTCTTTTCCAATTGCTCGCTCGACCCGCTGGAGGGCGAGGAGGTCGTCGCCCGCGTCGTCGCCGACGGCGGATGCGAACGGGTGCCGATCGACGCAGCCGATTGGCCGGGGCTCGAAAAGGCGATCACCCCGCTTGGAGAGTTCCGCACGACACCTGCGATGCTTCCACTGGAACCGCCCTTCGCCGGTGGCCTCGATGGTTTTTATGCCGCCGTGCTGCGCCGTGAGGCAGCCTGA
- the htpX gene encoding zinc metalloprotease HtpX, translated as MNLMRTAMLLAFMTVLFMAVGYVIGGRGGMMIALVIAAGMNFFSYWNSDRMVLRMYRAQEVDERSAPEYYGIVRDLAKNAGLPMPRVYVIDSPQPNAFATGRNPENAAVAASTGLLHSLSYEEVAGVMAHELAHIQYRDTLTMTLTATLAGAISMLGNFAFFFGGNRENNNPLGFIGVLIAMIVAPLAAMLVQMAISRTREYSADRRGAEICGNPLWLSSALRKIAGAAQVIHNNDAERNPATAHMFIINPLSGERMDNLFSTHPNTENRVAALERMARETSTGSTAPVRPDNAGRKSRSVPRTGWGRGGSEPPKGPWS; from the coding sequence ATGAACCTCATGCGCACGGCAATGCTGCTTGCCTTCATGACCGTCCTCTTCATGGCCGTCGGCTATGTCATCGGCGGCCGCGGTGGCATGATGATCGCCCTCGTCATCGCCGCGGGCATGAACTTCTTCTCCTACTGGAATTCCGACCGGATGGTCCTGCGGATGTACCGGGCGCAGGAGGTGGACGAGCGCAGCGCGCCGGAATATTACGGCATCGTCCGCGATCTGGCGAAGAATGCCGGCCTGCCGATGCCGCGCGTCTACGTCATCGACAGCCCACAGCCGAATGCCTTCGCCACCGGCCGCAATCCCGAGAACGCTGCGGTCGCCGCTTCGACGGGACTGCTGCATTCGCTCTCCTACGAGGAGGTTGCCGGGGTGATGGCGCATGAGCTCGCCCATATCCAGTATCGCGACACTTTGACGATGACGCTGACGGCGACGCTCGCCGGTGCGATTTCCATGCTTGGCAATTTCGCCTTCTTCTTCGGTGGCAACCGCGAGAACAACAATCCGCTCGGCTTCATCGGCGTGCTGATCGCGATGATCGTCGCCCCGCTCGCGGCCATGCTGGTACAGATGGCGATCAGCCGTACACGCGAATATTCCGCCGACCGCCGCGGCGCGGAGATCTGCGGCAATCCACTTTGGCTTTCCTCGGCGCTTCGCAAGATCGCCGGTGCCGCGCAGGTCATCCATAACAATGACGCCGAGCGCAATCCGGCGACGGCGCATATGTTCATCATCAATCCCCTCTCGGGCGAGCGGATGGACAATCTGTTCTCGACCCATCCGAACACGGAGAACCGGGTGGCGGCTCTGGAGAGAATGGCCCGCGAGACGTCCACGGGCTCGACGGCACCGGTCCGCCCTGATAATGCAGGGCGCAAATCGCGCTCTGTCCCGAGAACCGGCTGGGGTCGCGGTGGTTCCGAACCGCCGAAAGGCCCCTGGTCCTGA
- a CDS encoding DUF1674 domain-containing protein yields the protein MMGIDGQLFNIVTETATGMQNDNDNSPDRPKRPLSPAALRALKEAEERRRAEAPKDMPAELGGRGGLDPARFGDWEIKGRAIDF from the coding sequence ATGATGGGTATAGACGGCCAGCTCTTCAATATCGTTACGGAAACCGCGACCGGTATGCAGAACGACAACGACAATTCTCCCGACCGCCCCAAACGTCCGCTTTCCCCGGCAGCGCTGCGCGCTCTGAAGGAGGCCGAAGAGAGGCGACGTGCCGAAGCGCCGAAGGATATGCCGGCGGAACTAGGCGGGCGCGGCGGCCTCGACCCGGCTCGCTTCGGCGATTGGGAGATCAAGGGCCGCGCGATCGATTTCTGA
- the acs gene encoding acetate--CoA ligase, with amino-acid sequence MDVKTYPVLEAAKNRTLLDNATYLEWYRESVADPEKFWGEHGKRIEWFEPYTKVKNTSFEGDVSIKWFEDGLTNVSYNCIDRHLKTHGDKTAIIWEGDNPYLDKKITYNELYDRVCRLSNVMKKHGVKKGDRVTLYMPMIPEAAYAMLACARIGAIHSVVFGGFSPEALAGRIVDCESTFVITCDEGLRGGKPIPLKENTDTAVDIAARQHVMVSKVLVVRRTGGKVGWAPGRDLWYHQETATVEPHCPPEKMNAEDPLFILYTSGSTGKPKGVLHTTGGYLVYASMTHQYVFDYRDGDIYWCTADVGWVTGHSYIVYGPLANAATTLMFEGVPNFPDAGRFWEVVDKHKVNIFYTAPTAIRSLMGAGDDFVKRSSRSSLRLLGTVGEPINPEAWEWYYHVVGDERCPIVDTWWQTETGGILITPLPGATDLKPGSATRPFFGVQPQIVDSDGKVVEGAADGNLCITDSWPGQMRTVYGDHERFIQTYFSTYKGKYFTGDGCRRDEDGYYWITGRVDDVLNVSGHRLGTAEVESALVSHNLVSEAAVVGYPHPIKGQGIYCYVSLMAGEVGDDELRQALVKHVRSEIGPIATPDKIQFAPGLPKTRSGKIMRRILRKIAEDDFGSLGDTSTLADPGVVDDLIANRQNRA; translated from the coding sequence ATGGACGTCAAGACCTACCCGGTCCTAGAAGCGGCCAAGAACCGCACGCTGCTCGACAATGCGACCTATCTCGAATGGTATCGCGAGAGCGTTGCCGATCCGGAGAAGTTTTGGGGCGAGCACGGCAAGCGGATCGAATGGTTCGAGCCCTATACAAAGGTCAAGAATACCTCCTTCGAGGGCGATGTCTCGATCAAGTGGTTCGAAGACGGACTGACCAATGTGTCCTACAATTGCATCGACCGCCACCTGAAGACGCACGGCGACAAGACGGCGATCATCTGGGAGGGAGACAATCCCTATCTCGACAAGAAGATCACCTATAACGAGCTGTACGACAGGGTCTGCCGTCTTTCCAACGTCATGAAGAAGCACGGCGTCAAGAAGGGCGACCGCGTCACCCTCTACATGCCGATGATCCCCGAAGCGGCCTATGCGATGCTCGCCTGCGCGCGCATAGGCGCGATCCATTCGGTCGTTTTCGGCGGCTTTTCGCCCGAGGCGCTGGCCGGCCGAATCGTCGATTGCGAATCCACCTTCGTGATCACCTGCGACGAGGGCCTGCGCGGCGGCAAGCCGATTCCGCTCAAGGAGAATACCGATACGGCGGTCGATATCGCTGCCAGGCAGCACGTAATGGTCAGCAAGGTCCTGGTCGTGCGCCGCACCGGCGGCAAGGTCGGCTGGGCTCCGGGGCGCGATCTCTGGTATCATCAGGAGACCGCGACGGTGGAGCCGCATTGCCCGCCGGAAAAGATGAACGCGGAGGACCCGCTCTTCATCCTCTATACGTCCGGCTCTACCGGCAAGCCGAAGGGCGTGCTGCACACGACCGGCGGCTATCTCGTCTACGCTTCGATGACGCATCAATACGTGTTCGACTATCGGGACGGCGACATCTACTGGTGCACGGCCGATGTAGGCTGGGTCACCGGCCACTCCTACATCGTCTACGGGCCGCTCGCCAATGCGGCGACGACGCTGATGTTCGAGGGCGTGCCGAACTTCCCCGACGCGGGACGATTCTGGGAAGTGGTCGACAAGCACAAGGTCAACATCTTCTACACCGCGCCGACCGCGATCCGCTCGCTGATGGGAGCGGGCGACGATTTCGTCAAGCGCTCCTCACGCTCTTCGCTGCGCCTGCTCGGAACGGTCGGCGAACCGATCAATCCGGAAGCCTGGGAGTGGTACTATCACGTTGTCGGCGACGAGCGTTGCCCTATCGTCGATACCTGGTGGCAGACTGAAACCGGCGGCATACTGATCACGCCGCTGCCGGGGGCCACCGATCTCAAACCCGGCTCGGCGACGCGGCCCTTCTTCGGCGTCCAGCCGCAGATCGTAGACAGCGACGGCAAGGTCGTAGAGGGCGCGGCCGACGGCAACCTCTGCATCACCGACAGCTGGCCCGGGCAGATGCGGACGGTCTATGGCGACCACGAACGCTTCATCCAGACCTACTTCTCCACCTACAAGGGCAAGTATTTCACGGGTGACGGCTGCCGCCGCGACGAGGACGGCTACTATTGGATCACCGGCCGTGTCGACGACGTGCTGAACGTCTCCGGCCACCGGCTCGGCACGGCGGAAGTGGAATCGGCGCTCGTCTCGCACAACCTCGTTTCCGAGGCGGCGGTCGTCGGCTATCCGCATCCGATCAAGGGTCAGGGCATCTATTGCTACGTTTCGCTGATGGCCGGCGAGGTCGGAGACGACGAACTGCGCCAGGCGCTCGTCAAGCACGTGCGTTCGGAGATCGGGCCGATCGCGACGCCGGACAAGATTCAGTTCGCGCCCGGCCTGCCGAAAACACGCTCGGGCAAGATCATGCGCCGGATCCTCCGCAAGATCGCCGAGGACGATTTCGGTTCGCTCGGCGACACGTCGACGCTCGCCGATCCAGGTGTCGTCGACGACCTGATCGCCAATCGTCAGAACCGCGCGTGA
- a CDS encoding DUF1013 domain-containing protein, which produces MAQQLLMPKATAVWLVDNTALSFDQIAQFCKLHPLEVKAIADGESAQGIKGLDPIATGQLSRDEIARAEGNPNHKLKLSEPKVRVPDSKRKGPRYTPVSKRQDRPNAILWLVRNHPELKDAQISRLVGTTKATIEQIRERTHWNSANLTPMDPVTLGLCSQIDLDLEVERASKGRPLPSAAETGATLESAQETEKLDYGHDREEEKEIDADAVFAKLKSLKSDRKDDEEDDY; this is translated from the coding sequence ATGGCTCAGCAACTGCTTATGCCCAAGGCAACAGCCGTCTGGCTGGTTGACAACACCGCACTCTCGTTCGACCAGATCGCGCAGTTCTGCAAGCTGCACCCGCTCGAGGTCAAGGCGATTGCCGACGGTGAATCGGCGCAGGGTATCAAGGGCCTCGATCCGATCGCTACCGGCCAGCTTTCGCGCGACGAGATTGCACGCGCCGAAGGAAATCCGAATCACAAACTCAAGCTTTCGGAGCCGAAGGTCCGCGTCCCGGACTCCAAGCGCAAGGGCCCGCGCTACACGCCGGTCTCCAAGCGTCAGGACCGCCCGAACGCCATTCTGTGGCTGGTCCGCAACCATCCGGAACTGAAGGACGCGCAGATCTCGCGTCTTGTCGGCACGACGAAGGCGACGATCGAGCAGATTCGCGAGCGCACCCACTGGAACTCCGCCAACCTGACGCCGATGGACCCGGTGACTCTCGGCCTCTGCTCGCAGATCGACCTGGACCTGGAGGTCGAGCGCGCCTCCAAGGGGCGCCCGCTTCCTTCCGCAGCCGAGACCGGCGCGACGCTCGAATCCGCGCAGGAGACCGAGAAGCTCGACTACGGCCACGATCGCGAAGAGGAGAAGGAAATCGACGCCGATGCCGTCTTCGCCAAGCTGAAGTCGCTGAAGTCGGACCGCAAGGACGACGAGGAAGACGACTACTGA
- a CDS encoding propionyl-CoA synthetase, protein MASRYSEVYAAWKADPHGFWADAASAIDWFERPARIFEPAGGTYGHWFPDGVTNTCHNCLDRHVEAGRGEQPAFIYDSPVTGRVERISYADLLADVKAMAAIYRNLGVDKGDRIIIYMPMIPQAAIAMLAAARIGAVHSVVFGGFAANELAMRIDDCQAKLVVSASCGLEPGRTVAYKPLLDQAIETASHKPAHCLIYQRDMLAASMIRGRDIDFAEALAQARDAGEEASCTPVASTDPLYVLYTSGTTGQPKGVVRDNGGHMVALKWSMENFFGVNAGDVFWAASDIGWVVGHSYIVYGPLLNGCTSILFEGNPVGTPDPGTYWRVISEHGVAVMFTAPTALRAIRKEDPEAVHAGRYDLSRFRALYLAGERADPDTIRWAERALKVPVIDHWWQTETGWPVAGNPLGLGLLPVKYGSPAVPLPGYDVQVVDDAGHPVETGALGNVVIKLPLPPGCLPTLWNADHRFHAAYLEEYPGFYKTADAGYLDEDGYIFIMARTDDIINVAGHRLSTGAMEEVCASHPDVAECAVIGIADPLKGQVPAGFLVINANVSRETEEIEKEVIGLVRERIGPVAAFRTAVCVKRLPKTRSGKILRSTIQKIIDRQPWTMPATIDDPSILDEITELLRSKGIGV, encoded by the coding sequence ATGGCGAGCCGCTATTCCGAAGTGTATGCCGCGTGGAAAGCCGATCCGCACGGCTTCTGGGCAGATGCCGCATCGGCGATTGACTGGTTCGAGCGGCCGGCGCGCATTTTCGAGCCTGCCGGCGGCACCTATGGCCACTGGTTTCCGGATGGCGTCACCAACACCTGCCACAATTGCCTCGACCGGCATGTCGAGGCCGGCCGAGGCGAGCAGCCGGCCTTTATCTATGACAGCCCCGTCACCGGCCGGGTCGAGAGGATCTCCTATGCGGACCTGCTCGCCGATGTGAAGGCAATGGCTGCGATCTACCGCAATCTGGGCGTCGACAAGGGCGATCGCATCATCATCTACATGCCGATGATTCCGCAGGCGGCGATCGCCATGCTCGCGGCAGCGCGGATCGGCGCGGTGCATTCTGTCGTTTTCGGCGGCTTTGCCGCCAACGAACTCGCCATGCGCATCGATGATTGCCAGGCAAAGCTCGTCGTCTCGGCAAGCTGCGGGCTGGAGCCCGGTCGGACCGTCGCCTACAAGCCTCTGCTCGATCAGGCGATCGAAACGGCCAGCCACAAGCCGGCCCATTGCCTGATCTATCAGCGCGATATGCTCGCCGCCTCGATGATTCGCGGCCGCGACATCGATTTCGCCGAGGCGCTTGCGCAGGCCAGAGACGCCGGTGAGGAAGCCTCTTGCACGCCGGTCGCCTCCACCGATCCGCTCTATGTCCTCTATACGTCCGGGACGACCGGCCAGCCGAAAGGCGTCGTGCGGGACAATGGCGGCCACATGGTCGCGCTCAAATGGTCGATGGAGAACTTCTTCGGCGTCAATGCCGGCGACGTGTTCTGGGCGGCTTCCGACATCGGTTGGGTGGTCGGTCATTCCTACATCGTCTACGGGCCGCTCCTCAACGGCTGCACGTCGATCCTCTTCGAAGGAAACCCAGTCGGGACGCCCGACCCCGGAACCTATTGGCGCGTGATTTCCGAACACGGCGTCGCCGTCATGTTCACCGCGCCGACGGCGCTGCGAGCGATCCGGAAAGAGGATCCGGAAGCTGTCCATGCAGGCCGTTACGACCTGTCGCGGTTCCGGGCGCTCTATCTTGCGGGCGAGCGGGCCGACCCGGACACGATCCGCTGGGCGGAACGGGCGCTGAAGGTTCCGGTGATCGATCACTGGTGGCAGACGGAAACAGGATGGCCCGTCGCCGGCAATCCATTGGGTCTCGGCCTCCTGCCGGTAAAATACGGTTCCCCGGCGGTTCCCCTCCCCGGCTACGACGTGCAGGTCGTCGACGACGCGGGCCACCCGGTGGAAACCGGCGCGCTCGGCAATGTCGTGATCAAGCTGCCTTTGCCGCCCGGCTGCCTGCCGACGCTCTGGAATGCCGATCACCGCTTCCATGCGGCCTATCTCGAGGAATATCCCGGCTTCTACAAAACGGCGGATGCCGGCTATCTCGACGAGGACGGCTATATCTTCATCATGGCGCGGACCGACGACATCATCAACGTTGCAGGACACCGGCTGTCGACGGGGGCCATGGAAGAGGTTTGCGCCAGCCATCCGGACGTCGCCGAATGCGCCGTGATCGGCATCGCCGATCCCCTCAAGGGGCAGGTGCCGGCGGGCTTCCTGGTCATCAACGCCAATGTTTCCCGTGAAACAGAAGAAATCGAGAAGGAGGTCATCGGCCTCGTGCGCGAGCGCATCGGGCCGGTCGCCGCCTTCAGGACGGCGGTCTGCGTCAAGCGGCTGCCAAAGACGCGATCCGGCAAGATCCTGCGCTCGACGATCCAGAAGATCATCGACCGCCAGCCCTGGACGATGCCGGCAACGATCGACGATCCGTCGATCCTCGACGAGATTACCGAACTGTTGCGGTCCAAGGGGATTGGCGTTTAG
- a CDS encoding YggS family pyridoxal phosphate-dependent enzyme, with protein MEVEERLNEVLSRIRASEKSAKRSENAVSLVAVSKTFDAETIRPVIEAGQRLFGENRVQEAQAKWPALKRETPDIELHLIGPLQSNKAADAVALFDVIETIDREKIARAVAAEMQRQGRDIRLYVQVNTGLEPQKAGIAPDDAAAFVGLCRDELALNIEGLMCIPPLDENPGPHFALLAKLADQCGLSRLSMGMSGDFETAIAFGATGVRVGSAIFGAR; from the coding sequence ATGGAAGTCGAGGAACGGCTGAACGAAGTGCTGAGCCGGATTCGCGCAAGTGAGAAGTCGGCGAAGCGTTCGGAAAATGCCGTCAGTCTGGTGGCCGTGTCGAAAACCTTCGACGCCGAGACGATCCGGCCGGTGATTGAGGCTGGCCAGCGCCTCTTCGGCGAGAACCGCGTGCAGGAGGCGCAAGCGAAATGGCCCGCGCTCAAGCGTGAGACCCCGGACATCGAGCTGCACCTGATCGGTCCGCTGCAATCCAACAAGGCTGCAGACGCCGTTGCGCTCTTCGACGTCATAGAGACGATCGACAGGGAGAAGATCGCGCGCGCGGTCGCCGCCGAAATGCAGCGCCAGGGGCGCGATATCCGCCTCTATGTTCAGGTGAACACGGGTCTCGAGCCGCAGAAAGCTGGCATCGCGCCGGACGACGCGGCCGCTTTCGTCGGGCTTTGCCGTGACGAGTTGGCTCTGAACATCGAAGGACTGATGTGCATTCCCCCGCTGGACGAAAATCCGGGACCGCACTTCGCCCTGCTCGCCAAGCTTGCCGATCAGTGCGGCCTTTCCAGGCTCTCCATGGGCATGTCGGGCGATTTCGAAACGGCAATCGCCTTCGGCGCCACCGGCGTGCGGGTAGGCTCCGCCATTTTCGGAGCGCGCTGA
- the leuS gene encoding leucine--tRNA ligase — translation MATERYNPRDAEPRWQHQWEAGKVFETKNDDPRDKYYVLEMFPYPSGRIHMGHVRNYTMGDVVARYKRARGFNVLHPMGWDAFGMPAENAAMERGVHPASWTYQNIASMKAQLKVMGLSLDWSREFATCDPEYYQRQQHLFLDFLEKGLVYRKQSKVNWDPVDNTVLANEQVIEGRGWRSGALVEQRELTQWFFRITDFSQDLLDALDTLDEWPEKVRLMQKNWIGRSEGLSVRWELDPATVPGEEKEVTVYTTRPDTLFGASFLAISADHPLARDAAAKNAEIEAFCEECRRAGTSLAALETAEKKGIDTGIRARHPFDPNWELPVYVANFVLMDYGTGAIFGCPSGDQRDLDFARKYDLPVVPVVMPKDADPQTFTIGDEAYDGDGVMINSRFLDGLSAQEAFETVASRLENDLLNGTPRGERKVNFRLRDWGISRQRYWGCPIPVIHCDDCGVVPVPKADLPVTLPPDVTFDKPGNPLDRHPTWRHVACPQCGKDARRETDTMDTFVDSSWYFTRFTAPWEDNPTDPKAANHWLPVDQYIGGIEHAILHLLYSRFFTRAMKATGHVALDEPFKGLFTQGMVVHETYSRGEGAQREWITPAEIRVVETDGQRRAVHIETGEEIAIGSIEKMSKSKKNVVDPDDIIGSYGADTARFFVLSDSPPDRDVIWSEAGVEGAHRFVQRVWRLLTEAAEKLRAVDAAPASGGEGLAVSQAAHRTLKAVEADYDKLAFNKAVARIYELVNAMAGPLTQVASGKADNALTAAVKDAATILINLIAPMMPHLAEECWREIGGKGLIAEMPWPKFDAALIVENEITLPVQVNGKKRADLTIARDADQSAIESAVLALDAVKAALNGGSPKKIIVVPQRIVNVVV, via the coding sequence ATGGCTACCGAACGATATAATCCGCGCGATGCCGAACCGCGCTGGCAGCACCAATGGGAAGCGGGCAAGGTCTTCGAGACGAAGAACGACGATCCGCGCGACAAATATTACGTCCTGGAGATGTTCCCCTATCCGTCCGGGCGGATCCACATGGGTCACGTGCGCAATTACACGATGGGCGACGTGGTCGCCCGCTACAAGCGCGCCCGCGGCTTCAACGTGCTGCACCCGATGGGCTGGGACGCCTTCGGCATGCCGGCGGAAAACGCTGCCATGGAGCGCGGCGTTCATCCGGCGAGCTGGACCTACCAGAACATCGCCTCGATGAAGGCGCAGCTCAAGGTCATGGGGCTTTCGCTCGACTGGAGCCGGGAGTTTGCGACCTGCGATCCCGAATATTACCAGCGCCAGCAGCATCTTTTCCTCGATTTCCTGGAAAAAGGCCTGGTCTACCGAAAGCAATCGAAGGTCAACTGGGACCCGGTCGACAATACCGTGCTCGCCAACGAGCAGGTGATCGAAGGCCGCGGCTGGCGCTCCGGCGCGCTCGTTGAACAGCGCGAGCTGACGCAATGGTTCTTCCGCATCACCGACTTCAGCCAGGATCTGCTCGACGCGCTCGACACGCTCGACGAGTGGCCCGAAAAAGTGCGGCTGATGCAGAAAAACTGGATCGGCCGTTCGGAAGGGCTGTCGGTGCGGTGGGAGCTCGATCCGGCGACGGTCCCCGGCGAGGAGAAGGAAGTCACCGTCTATACGACGCGGCCCGACACGCTGTTCGGCGCCTCCTTCCTGGCGATCTCCGCCGATCATCCGCTCGCCAGGGATGCCGCGGCCAAGAACGCCGAGATCGAAGCATTCTGCGAGGAATGCCGGCGCGCGGGCACGTCGCTCGCCGCATTGGAGACGGCAGAGAAGAAGGGCATCGACACCGGCATCCGCGCGCGGCACCCCTTCGATCCGAACTGGGAGCTGCCGGTCTACGTCGCCAATTTCGTGCTGATGGACTACGGCACCGGCGCCATCTTCGGCTGCCCTTCGGGCGACCAGCGCGACCTGGACTTCGCCCGCAAATACGATCTGCCGGTCGTTCCGGTGGTGATGCCGAAGGATGCCGATCCGCAGACCTTCACGATCGGCGACGAGGCCTATGACGGCGACGGCGTGATGATCAATTCGCGCTTCCTCGACGGGCTCTCGGCGCAAGAGGCGTTCGAGACCGTCGCCTCCAGACTCGAAAACGATCTGCTGAACGGCACGCCGCGTGGCGAGCGCAAAGTCAATTTCCGCCTGCGCGACTGGGGCATTTCCCGCCAGCGCTACTGGGGCTGCCCGATCCCGGTCATCCATTGCGACGACTGCGGCGTCGTTCCGGTGCCGAAGGCAGACCTGCCCGTGACGCTGCCGCCGGACGTGACCTTCGACAAGCCCGGCAATCCGCTCGACCGTCACCCGACCTGGCGTCACGTCGCCTGCCCGCAATGCGGCAAGGACGCACGCCGGGAAACCGACACGATGGATACCTTCGTCGATTCCTCCTGGTACTTCACCCGCTTCACGGCGCCCTGGGAGGACAACCCGACGGATCCGAAAGCGGCCAATCACTGGCTGCCGGTCGACCAGTATATCGGCGGCATCGAACATGCGATCCTGCATCTGCTCTATTCGCGCTTCTTCACCCGCGCGATGAAGGCGACCGGCCACGTGGCCCTGGACGAGCCTTTCAAGGGGCTGTTCACGCAGGGCATGGTCGTCCACGAGACCTATAGCCGCGGCGAAGGCGCGCAGCGGGAATGGATCACGCCCGCCGAGATCCGCGTCGTGGAAACAGACGGACAGCGGCGCGCGGTCCACATCGAGACCGGCGAGGAAATCGCCATCGGCTCGATCGAGAAGATGTCGAAGTCGAAGAAGAACGTCGTCGACCCGGATGACATCATCGGCTCCTACGGGGCCGACACTGCACGTTTCTTCGTGCTCTCCGATTCGCCGCCGGATCGCGACGTTATCTGGTCCGAAGCAGGCGTCGAAGGCGCCCATCGCTTCGTGCAGCGCGTCTGGCGTCTTCTGACCGAGGCCGCGGAGAAGCTGCGTGCCGTGGATGCCGCACCGGCAAGCGGAGGCGAGGGGCTTGCCGTGTCCCAGGCCGCGCATCGCACTCTCAAGGCGGTAGAGGCCGACTATGACAAGCTCGCCTTCAACAAGGCGGTCGCACGCATTTACGAACTGGTGAACGCCATGGCCGGCCCGCTGACGCAGGTCGCGAGCGGCAAGGCGGACAACGCTCTGACTGCTGCGGTAAAGGACGCCGCCACGATCCTGATCAACCTGATCGCGCCGATGATGCCGCATCTTGCGGAAGAATGCTGGCGGGAGATCGGCGGCAAAGGTCTGATCGCCGAGATGCCCTGGCCGAAATTCGATGCTGCGCTCATCGTCGAGAACGAGATCACGCTGCCGGTCCAGGTCAACGGGAAAAAGCGCGCCGATTTGACAATCGCGCGCGACGCAGATCAGAGTGCGATCGAAAGCGCCGTGCTCGCCCTTGACGCCGTCAAGGCCGCGCTCAACGGCGGCAGCCCGAAGAAGATCATCGTCGTGCCTCAGAGGATCGTCAATGTCGTTGTCTGA